Genomic window (Brachyspira hampsonii):
AGCAAATTAAAAGAGTATACCAACACATCTGATGAGGACTTTAATTTGATAACAAAAAATGGATATAATAAATTTAATTCTAGAATTCATTGGTCTTTAGTTGTTTTAAAAAAAGCTCAGTTAATAGAAAACATAGATAAGGGAGTATATCAAATAACCGACTTCGGTAAAAAATTCTATGAAGAAAATCCTAACTTTGATTTCAAAACTTTGAAAGAAAAAACGCCTTATTTAGAAAACAGTAAAAGCAATTCAGATGATGACATAGAAGAAATAGAAGAAGCAGAAGAAGATGAAAACAGAAACGAAATAGAAAAAAGCATCGAAGAGTATTATGAAAGCGTAGAGAAGGATATACTTGACAGGCTTCAGTATATGGGTGAAAGCTCTGTTGATAAAGGCACTAAATTTGAAAATATATGTTTAGAACTGCTTGAAAAAATGGGTTATGGTAAAAAGTACA
Coding sequences:
- a CDS encoding restriction endonuclease, producing MALLKYRDYDKYVLKFFYDINKPAHRKDTYSKLKEYTNTSDEDFNLITKNGYNKFNSRIHWSLVVLKKAQLIENIDKGVYQITDFGKKFYEENPNFDFKTLKEKTPYLENSKSNSDDDIEEIEEAEEDENRNEIEKSIEEYYESVEKDILDRLQYMGESSVDKGTKFENICLELLEKMGYGKKYRTGGSGDRGIDGTLTMDKFGFDMIGVQCKCYKENNKVNDTEITKFAHGLKNVNGINRGIFITASDYTPQAKKVVEELKDVKIILINGYRLAKYMREYEVGVKVLETRNIYDVII